A window of the Virgibacillus pantothenticus genome harbors these coding sequences:
- a CDS encoding LolA family protein — translation MKMKISGLLMLFGLVIVLAACGEKTQEDVVADLKETVEKMDGYRAKAEMNMNTGQEQQTFQINIWHKKDDMYRVGLSNKSDEKGNQIILKNDDGVFVLTPALNKSFKFQSEWPQNSSQPYLYQSLIQDIEKDKEAEFEVRDSHYVFKTKTNYQSNNNLPYQEIYLDKKSLHPTQVKVLDKDKNALVDVSFSSFDSKASFKDDDFSMKKNMGSEESEEAEETAAITEEQEALTVFYPSYMAGAELTEKKETSTETGDRVILTFEGEKNFTLVEEKAQIRTTMATPNEVEGEIVNLGFAVGAITDNSIEWTHNGVDFMLASEELTKEELIEVAKSVQRKEVK, via the coding sequence ATGAAGATGAAAATCAGTGGGTTACTTATGTTATTCGGCCTCGTAATCGTATTAGCTGCTTGTGGAGAAAAGACACAAGAGGATGTTGTTGCAGATTTAAAGGAAACAGTCGAGAAAATGGACGGCTATAGAGCGAAAGCAGAAATGAATATGAATACAGGTCAAGAGCAACAAACATTTCAAATCAATATTTGGCACAAAAAAGATGATATGTATCGCGTTGGATTATCGAATAAGTCGGATGAAAAAGGCAACCAAATTATTTTAAAAAATGACGATGGGGTATTTGTATTAACCCCAGCATTAAACAAAAGCTTTAAATTTCAGTCAGAATGGCCGCAAAACAGTAGTCAACCGTATCTGTATCAATCTTTAATTCAAGATATTGAGAAGGATAAGGAAGCAGAATTTGAGGTTAGAGACTCGCATTATGTGTTCAAGACAAAAACGAATTATCAAAGCAATAACAACCTGCCTTATCAGGAAATTTATCTTGACAAAAAATCGTTACATCCCACTCAAGTAAAGGTGCTAGATAAAGATAAAAATGCTCTGGTCGATGTTAGCTTTTCTAGTTTTGATAGCAAAGCAAGCTTTAAAGATGATGATTTTTCGATGAAGAAAAACATGGGAAGTGAAGAGTCGGAAGAAGCTGAAGAAACAGCTGCTATAACTGAGGAGCAGGAAGCGCTCACGGTCTTTTACCCATCGTACATGGCAGGAGCAGAACTGACTGAAAAAAAAGAAACGTCAACAGAAACCGGAGATCGCGTTATTTTAACGTTTGAAGGGGAAAAGAATTTTACACTGGTTGAAGAAAAAGCACAAATACGGACGACCATGGCAACTCCTAATGAAGTAGAAGGCGAGATTGTAAATTTAGGATTTGCAGTAGGCGCAATAACAGATAATTCTATTGAGTGGACGCATAACGGGGTAGATTTTATGTTAGCAAGTGAGGAGTTGACGAAGGAGGAGCTCATTGAAGTTGCGAAATCTGTCCAAAGGAAAGAAGTTAAATAA